The DNA window GTTTGATTCAGCttaaaattagtattattatgCCTTTTATGCATATAAACATACGATTTCAAGGAGATTGCTAGATTACTTTTGTAGGTCAAGTCAGCAAATTTGTATGAGTGTCTGTGGACTTCAACTAAttcaatttgatatttttgttgaagATTTTTTCTTCCTATGGGGTTCcttataatttcattttgtatGGGCTTCAAGGTATTGTTTATAGCATTGCCATGAAGACATACTTATTGTCTATTCGAGATTCAATTGTCTCTTGCTGTTTGTATTGTATGTAGTTTACTTTTTCTTCTTATTGTCTATCAGTTTTATAAACTTGAGAACTTGTTAATAGTTTTTGTTacctttttcaaatttttagtatgttatattttttttacttcttatttactatttaattcACTACTTTCATAGATTTATCAATACTCATCAACCATGAAGTTTATACATTTGTACAACTGTGACTTGTGCTCATCTTTGTTACCCTTCATCATACATttcttattgtttatattttggaAGCTGTTTTTGCGTTTCAAAACGGTTGTGCTATTGCACGGTGAATGATTTTGTTAACTGGTTCTTCAGGGATCATGGTGATATGTCGTCGAAAAAGTTTCGACATGATAAACGTGTATATTTAGGAGCTCTAAAGTTTGTTCCTCACGCAGTCTATAAGTTGCTTGAAAACATGCCGATGCCATGGGAACAGGTGCTGACATCTGTGGTACCttgttttattttacaaaccttATTGATGTTTTGACTCATCTTAGTGTGTATTTGTGGCAATAGGTCCGTGATGTCAAGGTTCTATACCATATTACTGGGGCCATCACATTCGTAAATGAGATACCTTGGGTTGTGGAACCTATTTATTTAGCTCAGGTCAGTTCATTTTCATCCTAAGTGAAATGTGTATATTGCtgtattcaatataatttttggTAGGTTCCAACTTTATGCAGTTTTACTGTTTTAGATGGTGCACCTCATGTTGATTTAGACTGCTGAATAAATGTTTTGCAGTGGGGATCTATGTGGATCATGATGAGAAGAGAAAAAAGGGATCGTCGACATTTCAAGAGAATGAGATTCCCTCCTTTCGATGATGAAGAGCCGCCACTGGACTATGCTGATAATCTTTTGGATGTGGATCCTTTGGAACCCATCCAGTTAGAGTTGGATGAGGAGGAAGATTCAGCTGTCTATACCTGGTTTTATGACCATAAACCTCTGGTGAAGACTAAACTTATAAATGGTCCTAGTTACAGGAAATGGCATCTTTCCCTTCCTATCATGGCCACACTCCATAGACTGGCTGGCCAGCTCCTCTCTGACTTAATAGATCGTAACTATTATTACCTGTTCGACATGGAATCGTTCTTTACAGCTAAAGCTCTGAACATGTGCATACCTGGTATGTCTTTTACTTTCtgtttatttttgtgttatacaTGAATATGATATTCTGCCTTCGTTACTCGCTCTTTACTAATGTAAATTTACGGGGGGGACATGAAGAACTCTCTTGCCTAACTTTGgcatttattcataaaaatatttataaaacccTAATTGTTGACTGGAACAACATCTCGTAGACTCTTCCTACATTTTTGTTGCTCTCCCACCTGGAATCTTTCTCCATAATCTGGATGAGGCACTTGTGAGATAACTCTTCAAGGGAAAGGAGAAAATAAGCTGTTTCGTGGTAGCCTATGAAACGAGGGGTAGATTGGAGTGATATATATGCATGTTTTATTTTGAGACTTTTATTGAGGTTATCATTCATTCCCTAATTACCCTTATGCATGTTCATGTTGCTTTTAGCATTTACTTAATATATCTTACTTAGAAGAGCAGAACTTTCAAAAAGGACGTGTCCATTTTCTGATGCATATATGCTCCTGCAGGTGGTCCTAAGTTTGAACCACTTTTCCGTGACATGGAGAAAGGTGATGAAGATTGGAATGAGTTCAATGACATTAACAAACTTATTATTCGGTCACCACTCAGGACAGAATATAGAGTAGCATTCCCTCATCTGTATAACAATAGGCCCAGAAAGGTAAAGCTTGGGGTTTATCATACTCCAATGATCATGTACATAAAAACTGAGGATCCTGATCTACCAGCATTTTACTATGATCCTTTGATACACCCTATAACGTCAGCCAACAAGGATCGCCGTGAAAAGAAAATCAGCGAAgcagatgaagatgatgattttCAGTTGCCTGATGGGGTAGAACCTCTGCTGACTGAGACTCCTTTGTATACCGACACTACGGCTGCTGGAATATCACTCTTGCTTGCTCCACGTCCATTTAACATGAGATCTGGTCGTATGCGACGTGCTGAAGATATACCACTTGTATCTGAGTGGTTCAAGGAACACTGGTAAGTCtattcttatattatttctGTATTGTTCAGTGTATTTGACTGTTTGTGCTAATTTCTGCCATTGTTGCAGTCCTCCATCATACCCTGTTAAAGTGCGAGTGAGCTATCAGAAGCTGTTGAAATGCTTTGTGTTGAACGAACTTCATCACCGTCCACCCAAGGCTCAGAAGAAAAAGCACTTGTTCAAATCACTTGCTGCTACCAAATTTTTCCAAACTACTGAACTTGACTGGGTTGAGGCTGGCCTTCAAGTGTGTAAGCAAGGATACAACATGCTTAATCTGTTGATACACAGGAAAAATCTGAATTACCTTCATCTTGATTATAACTTCAACTTGAAACCTGTTAAAACACTTACCACAAAGGAACGTAAGAAGTCAAGGTTTGGTAATGCCTTCCATCTCTGTCGTGAGATCTTGCGTCTGACAAAGCTAGTTGTAGATGCCAATGTACAATACCGTTTGGGAAATGTGGATGCGTTTCAATTAGCAGATGGTTTACAATATACATTTTCACATGTTGGCCAGTTGACAGGAATGTATCGTTACAAGTACAGGCTTATGCGTCAGATACGCATGTGCAAAGATTTGAAGCACTTGATTTACTACCGATTTAATACTGGGCCAGTGGGTAAAGGTCCTGGTTGTGGATTCTGGGCACCAATGTGGAGAGTGTGGTTGTTCTTCCTTAGAGGTATTGTGCCTTTGCTGGAAAGGTGGCTGGGTAACTTGCTTGCACGGCAATTTGAAGGGAGACACTCAAAAGGTGTGGCCAAGACGGTAACCAAGCAACGTGTTGAAAGTCACTTCGACCTGGAGCTCCGTGCAGCTGTGATGCATGATGTCCTTGATGCAATGCCAGGTCATGATTAAGATGCTACTATCTATTGTCAACTATCCCATTAGTGTGGTAGAGCTAGATATACTAATATTCACTTATTTTTTGCCTAATAAGTTGATCGTGTTTCTTCTTGTTGCAGAGGGCATTAAGCAGAATAAAGCTAGAACGATTTTGCAGCATTTAAGTGAGGCATGGCGCTGCTGGAAAGCAAATATTCCTTGGAAGGTAAAATCTTGTGATCCCCTTCTCTTATATTGAGTGTATAGTCTATTTTGTTAGCTTCTTAGTTTTCAACACTATGTACCTGCAGGTCCCTGGGTTGCCAGTTCCAATTGAGAATATGATTCTTCGATACGTCAAATCTAAAGCTGATTGGTGGACAAATGTTGCTCATTATAACCGTGAACGTATAAGACGTGGTGCAACAGTTGACAAGACTGTTTGCCGTAAGAATTTGGGAAGGCTGACTCGTCTTTGGCTGAAGGCAGAGCAGGTTTGTAATTGATTTCCATGCATCtactttattatatatctattaaGAAACAATTTAGTGCATCTGagttacatatatattttgctCGTGTTTTCTTATTAGTTTATTTTCCTCACCACTTGCAGGAACGTCagcataattatttaaaagatggCCCTTATGTGACACCCGAAGAAGCAGTTGCCATCTACAGTACTACAGTCCATTGGTTAGAATCAAGAAAATTCTCTCCTATTCCGTTCCCTCCTCTATCTTACAAGCATGACACAAAGCTTCTTATCCTTGCTCTGGAGAGATTGAAGGAATCTTATAGTGTTGCTGTGAGGTTAAATCAACTGCAGAGAGAAGAGTTGGGTCTGATTGAACAAGCCTATGACAATCCACATGAGGCATTGTCAAGGATCAAGAGACACTTGCTTACGCAGCGTGCGTTCAAAGAAGTAAGTTCATGGGTTTTTACAGCTATTTGTTGTGGTGGAAATAAAATGCTGATTTCAAAATGTTCTGCAGGTTGGCATTGAGTTCATGGATTTGTACAGCTATCTAATACCAGTTTATGAGATTGAGCCTCTTGAGAAAATAACTGATGCATATCTTGATCAGTATCTCTGGTATGAAGGTGACAAGCGCCATCTTTTTCCCAATTGGATAAAGCCGGCTGATTCAGAACCACCACCATTGTTGGTCTATAAGTGGTGTCAAGGTATTAATAATCTACAAGGTGTATGGGACACTGGTGACGGTCAGTGTGTAGTTATGCTTCAGACTAAGTTTGAGAAGTTCTTTGAGAAAATTGATTTAACCATGTTGAACAggtattaattgatttatttttacttaaacttGTTTTCTACACTTCATTCTTCATGGTTATCTAACCTTTTAATGCATTCTATACAGGCTTTTACGGCTTGTCCTTGACCACAACATTGCTGATTATGTCACTGCAAAGAATAATGTTGTGCTATCCTACAAGGACATGAGTCACACTAACTCATATGGGCTAATTCGTGGTCTCCAGTTTGCCTCCTTTGTTGTGCAGTATTATGGGCTTGTATTAGATCTTTTGCTTCTGGGTTTAACACGGGCTAGTGAAATTGCTGGTCCTCCCCAAATGCCAAATGAATTCATAACCTATTGGGACACCAAAGTAGAAACCCGACATCCTATACGGCTTTATTCCAGGTATATTGAGAAGGTGCATATCTTGTTTCGCTTTACCCATGAAGAAGCTCGTGATCTCATTCAGCGGTACCTTACTGAACATCCTGATCCAAACAATGAAAATATGGTTGGCTACAACAATAAGAAATGCTGGCCACGGGATGCAAGAATGAGGTTAATGAAGCATGATGGTAAGTTTCTCTATCTTTTTTTTCCAGTTGCAGTATGGTCTAGTAATTCATAAGTTCTAATAAAATCACTaaatattgttctttttcaGTTAACCTAGGGAGGAGTGTGTTCTGGGACATGAAGAATCGTCTTCCTAGAAGTATCACTACATTGGAATGGGAGAATGGATTTGTTTCTGTTTACAGCAAAGATAATCCAAATCTACTTTTTAGCATGTAAGTCAGTCCTCGCCATAGCCTAAACAAAGTCATTCGTCATCAATTGGAAATTTCTTTTGCGATGCTATTCAATTGTCTAAAGTGGATTTCCTTTGTTTAAGCTGAAATTTGTGAACAATACTGCCATCAGCTTGTTCTCTGCATCTTTCTGATCTCATGCTTGTCTCCAACATGCAGGTGTGGCTTTGAAGTTCGTATACTTCCAAAGATTAGAATGACCCAAGAGGCATTCAGCAACGTAAAAGATGGTGTTTGGAATCTGCAAAATGAACAAACTAAAGAACGAACTGCTGTTGCATTTTTAAGGGTTGATGATGAACACCTGAAGGTGTTTGAGAATCGCGCAAGGCAGATTCTAATGTCTTCAGGTTCAACCACATTCACAAAAATCGTCAACAAGTGGAATACTGCTCTCATTGGTATGGTCCTAATgctgttttttctttttatggGTGGAGGGAGGCTGTTAGCTTTGAGATTTATTATTCACATTTTAATTCCTTGGTCAACTTGGTTATTCTCGACAGGTTTAATGACCTACTTCCGTGAAGCCACTGTACATACACAAGAGCTACTAGATCTGCTGGTGAAGTGTGAGAACAAAATTCAAACCCGTATCAAGATCGGATTAAACTCAAAGATGCCTAGCAGGTACACCTCTTGACAAATAAGCTATGCTTATTGTTTCTTTGTTCTGTCTCTTAACCTtgtaattatattgttttaggTTCCCCCCTGTCATCTTTTATACTCCAAAGGAAATTGGAGGCCTTGGCATGTTATCAATGGGACACATATTGATTCCTCAGAGTGATCTTCGTTACAGTCAGCAAACAGATGTTGGTGTGACTCATTTTAGAAGTGGTATGAGTCATGAGGAGGACCAGTTGATTCCAAACCTTTATCGTTACATACAGGTAAATTTAGGACCGTAACGAATGCATGTGCATGTTTTTGTTGTTAAGGCCCTCTCCCTTTGCAACTGAATACTGGAACAGAAAAACACTAATGAAAAGAAAAAGCAAGAAAAGTAACTAACTTAATGCTATATTAATCACATTTTAAATTGTTGACAGCCATGGGAAAGCGAGTTCATTGATTCTCAGAGAGTTTGGGCAGAATATGCTTTGAAGAGACAAGAAGCTCAATCACAAAATAGGCGTTTAACCCTTGAGGATTTGGAGGTGAGTATCATTCATTTCATAGATTTTCTTTTGTGGGTTTTGTTTGTCATAATTATTCACTATTTCAAATCTATAACTTCTTCTAGTGGCTAGATACTTGATTATTGGGTTTGAGTACACTAGCACCTTAATAAGTGGATAGTGGACACTTTATCTTGTATCATATGCTGTCATCATTATTGATTTTGCATCAAATCTGATAGTTTCCTTTTCAATCATATTGACTGTTTATACAACTTTCTTTACAGGATTCTTGGGATCGTGGGATACCAAGGATTAACACATTGTTTCAGAAGGATCGTCACACCCTTGCATATGACAAAGGGTGGAGAGTTCGTACAGATTTTAAACAGTACCAAGTTTTGAAGCAAAATCCTTTTTGGTGGACTCATCAAAGACATGATGGAAAGTTGTGGAACTTGAATAATTATAGAACTGATGTCATCCAAGCACTTGGAGGTGTTGAAGGAATACTTGAGCACACACTATTCAAGGGAACTTAGTATGTACTTCACATTCTTGCCTTATCAGACTAGCTTTTTCTTCCTACTTTTATTTTGGTACATGTATATTGACTTTGGTATATTTACATCTTTACTTATTATACTTTAGGCTAACTCTCATTTCCTATTCCATTTCAGCTTCCCTACATGGGAGGGTCTCTTCTGGGAAAAGGCTTCTGGATTTGAGGAGTCTATGAAATACAAGAAGCTAACTAATGCACAAAGATCTGGTCTCAATCAGATTCCAAACCGTAGATTCACCCTTTGGTGGTCACCTACCATAAATAGAGCAAATGTCTATGTTGGTTTCCAAGTGCAGCTAGATTTGACTGGTATATTCATGCACGGAAAGATACCGACCCTTAAGATCTCACTCATTCAGATATTCCGTGCTCACTTGTGGCAGAAGATTCATGAGAGTGTGGTTATGGATCTCTGTCAAGTACTCGATCAGGAGTTGGATGCTTTAGAAATAGAAACTGTCCAGAAGGAAACAATCCATCCAAGGAAGAGTTACAAAATGAATAGTTCATGTGCTGATGTTCTTCTATTTGCTGCACATAGATGGCCCATGTCAAAACCTAGTCTGGTGGCCGAATCAAAGGATGTTTTTGATCAGAAAGCAAGCAATAAATACTGGATAGATGTACAGCTCCGTTGGGGAGATTATGACTCTCATGATATTGAGCGGTACACCAGAGCCAAATTTATGGATTATACCACGGATAATATGTCTATCTATCCCTCTCCAACGGGTACCCATTTAACTTTTCTTAAGCACAGTGATTTTCATCAGATGATGTGACTGTTGGCCTAACAAAATGTTTTCTTGTGTAGGTGTGATGATTGGTCTTGATCTTGCTTATAACTTGCATTCTGCATTCGGAAACTGGTTTCCAGGTTCAAAGCCACTGCTTGCTCAGGCCATGAACAAGATCATGAAGGTACTAAAAATATATCTGGATGCCCAACATTTTTTATTAGCTTGTAACATATCTTGAGGATAAAATTgttcttttaaaaagaaaagttcACTTTAGCAAAATAGAACGGAACAAATAGACTTATGTACAGTCCAAAAATACTGGAGGATAAAATTGTTATCTTGTTTGCAGTCTAATCCAGCACTTTATGTGTTGAGGGAGCGCATAAGGAAAGGATTGCAGTTGTATTCTTCTGAGCCAACAGAGCCATACCTGTCATCTCAGAATTATGGAGAGATATTCAACAATCAAATTATCTGGTTTGTTGACGACACAAATGTGTATCGTGTCACAATTCATAAGACGTTCGAGGGAAATCTGACTACGAAGCCAATTAATGGGGCCATCTTCATATTCAATCCAAGAACGGGCCAGTTGTTTTTGAAGGTTTGGTTCTTTCAGTGGTTATATAGATTGACTGACTTCATTGTATAGACTGAGATTCATTGTTCTTACATGAACTTGCAGGTCATTCACACAAGTGTTTGGGCAGGGCAAAAGCGTTTGGGTCAGCTAGCCAAATGGAAAACTGCAGAAGAAGTTGCTGCCCTTGTGCGGTCCTTGCCTGTTGAAGAACAACCTAAACAAATCGTTGTCACCCGTAAAGGAATGCTTGATCCTTTGGAAGTCCATCTTCTCGATTTTCCCAATATTGTCATCAAAGGAAGTGAGCTCCAACTTCCTTTCCAAGCATGCTTAAAGATTGAGAAGTTTGGTGACCTCATTTTAAAGGCTAATGAGCCACAAATGGTGTTGTTTAACATTTATGATGATTGGTTGAAAAGCATTTCATCCTACACGGCCTTCTCCAGACTTATTTTGATCTTACGTGCTCTTCACGTCAACAATGAGAAGGCAAAGATGTTACTGAAGCCTGATAAAACAATAGTCACTGAGCCCCATCACATCTGGCCTAATCTTACAGATGATCAGTGGATGAAGGTATGTTTTGATCTTGTTATTAATTATGTGCTTTATTGgaatttgtgttatttttaaCCCAAGGCTaggtttaatgttaaaaaaataaaataggggtatatttactatttttagTTGATGATGTGTTAAAGTATATCCAAATAACTGTTCATCAAACAATAACCCTTAGATATGTCGGTTATGCTGATGAACTTTGTGATATAGGTTGAAGTTGCACTAAGGGATCTTATACTCTCTGATTAcgcgaagaagaacaatgttaACACATCTGCATTGACCCAATCTGAAATTCGTGATATAATACTTGGAGCTGAGATCACTCCTCCTTCTCAACAAAGGCAGCAGATTGCAGAGATTGAGAAACAGGTTAgatctttttatcttttttctttgGTGGACTGagcataaaaaaattaactgtTTCTTCCATTGCTTAATGATGATTCGTTTTGTTTTGGTGATAGGCGAAAGAAGCTAGTCAGTTGACAGCTGTAACGACCAAAACAACAAATGTCCACGGTGATGAACTCATTGTTACTACTACAAGTCCATATGAACAAGCTGCATTTGGATCTAAAACTGACTGGCGTGTAAGAGCAATTTCTGCTACCAACCTTTACCTACGAGTCAACCACATTTATGTCAATTCTGAGGATATTAAGGTAATTAGTTAGTAGTATTCAGTTTTTCTTGTCCTGAAAATTTTAACCTATCGCATTTAAATTGGAATTTGACTGTGGGTGCAGGAAACGGGATACACATACATCATGCCaaagaatattttgaagaaGTTCATATGTGTTGCGGATCTGCGAACACAAATCTCTGGCTATTTATACGGAGTAAGTCCTCCGGACAATCCCCAGGTTAAGGAAATCCGATGCATTGCCATGCCTCCTCAATGGGGTACTCATCAGCAAGTGAATCTCCCGTCTTCTCTTCCCGAGCACGATTTCTTGAATGAGTTGGAGCCACTTGGATGGATGCACACACAACCCAATGAGCTTCCTCAACTTTCTCCACAGGTTTGTTGTTTTTATTGATCTCATTTGGTAAACCTTATTGTTTAACTAAACTCCTGATGAAATTTGGATAGGATTTAACTTCCCATGCTCGTATACTTGAGAACAACAAACATTGGGAGGGAGAGAGGTGTATTATTCTGACTTGCAGCTTTACGCCTGGTTCTTGCTCATTGACTGCTTACAAGCTTACTCCTACCGGGTATGAATGGGGGCGTGCTAATAAAGATTCTGGCAGTAACCCTCATGGCTACTTGCCTACTCATTACGAGAAAGTCCAAATGCTTCTTAGCGATCGGTTCCTTGGCTTCTACATGGTAAGTTATTTGGTAAACTGTAAACAGAGGgtatttatttagtaattattttgatcaatGACTTGAATAATGTAAACAGGTTCCTGATAACGGGCCGTGGAATTACAATTTCATGGGGGTGAAGCATACGGTTAGCATGAAGTACGGAGTGAAACTGGGAACTCCGAGAGAATATTACCATGAAGACCACCGTCCCACTCATTACCTCGAGTTCAGTAACTTGGAAGAAGGAGAAACTACGGCCGAGGCAGACAGGGAGGACGCTTTCACTTAACTGAAAAAGTAAAGGTCCGTTACTTCAACTGCCAAATTTCCCCAACCTTTAGACATTGAGATTTCTATTACAGTTGTCCAGAAACAGAGGAACACTGAACTGTGTATTGTTCTTTTCGAGTAAAACCAAGTTTGTTGTAGTAGTAGTGTTCAATGCATGTAACCGTTTTTGTGTAAATACGATTACGGAGGAACAAAACcatgtttttgatatatttgatttttaaacttTGAGTTAAGTTGTTTa is part of the Impatiens glandulifera chromosome 1, dImpGla2.1, whole genome shotgun sequence genome and encodes:
- the LOC124920482 gene encoding pre-mRNA-processing-splicing factor 8A; its protein translation is MWNNGQMPPIAPPGTGGPSVPHPQITQPSYTVLPSPAEAEALLEEKARKWMQLNSKRYGDKRKFGFVEAQKEDMPPEHVRKIIRDHGDMSSKKFRHDKRVYLGALKFVPHAVYKLLENMPMPWEQVRDVKVLYHITGAITFVNEIPWVVEPIYLAQWGSMWIMMRREKRDRRHFKRMRFPPFDDEEPPLDYADNLLDVDPLEPIQLELDEEEDSAVYTWFYDHKPLVKTKLINGPSYRKWHLSLPIMATLHRLAGQLLSDLIDRNYYYLFDMESFFTAKALNMCIPGGPKFEPLFRDMEKGDEDWNEFNDINKLIIRSPLRTEYRVAFPHLYNNRPRKVKLGVYHTPMIMYIKTEDPDLPAFYYDPLIHPITSANKDRREKKISEADEDDDFQLPDGVEPLLTETPLYTDTTAAGISLLLAPRPFNMRSGRMRRAEDIPLVSEWFKEHCPPSYPVKVRVSYQKLLKCFVLNELHHRPPKAQKKKHLFKSLAATKFFQTTELDWVEAGLQVCKQGYNMLNLLIHRKNLNYLHLDYNFNLKPVKTLTTKERKKSRFGNAFHLCREILRLTKLVVDANVQYRLGNVDAFQLADGLQYTFSHVGQLTGMYRYKYRLMRQIRMCKDLKHLIYYRFNTGPVGKGPGCGFWAPMWRVWLFFLRGIVPLLERWLGNLLARQFEGRHSKGVAKTVTKQRVESHFDLELRAAVMHDVLDAMPEGIKQNKARTILQHLSEAWRCWKANIPWKVPGLPVPIENMILRYVKSKADWWTNVAHYNRERIRRGATVDKTVCRKNLGRLTRLWLKAEQERQHNYLKDGPYVTPEEAVAIYSTTVHWLESRKFSPIPFPPLSYKHDTKLLILALERLKESYSVAVRLNQLQREELGLIEQAYDNPHEALSRIKRHLLTQRAFKEVGIEFMDLYSYLIPVYEIEPLEKITDAYLDQYLWYEGDKRHLFPNWIKPADSEPPPLLVYKWCQGINNLQGVWDTGDGQCVVMLQTKFEKFFEKIDLTMLNRLLRLVLDHNIADYVTAKNNVVLSYKDMSHTNSYGLIRGLQFASFVVQYYGLVLDLLLLGLTRASEIAGPPQMPNEFITYWDTKVETRHPIRLYSRYIEKVHILFRFTHEEARDLIQRYLTEHPDPNNENMVGYNNKKCWPRDARMRLMKHDVNLGRSVFWDMKNRLPRSITTLEWENGFVSVYSKDNPNLLFSMCGFEVRILPKIRMTQEAFSNVKDGVWNLQNEQTKERTAVAFLRVDDEHLKVFENRARQILMSSGSTTFTKIVNKWNTALIGLMTYFREATVHTQELLDLLVKCENKIQTRIKIGLNSKMPSRFPPVIFYTPKEIGGLGMLSMGHILIPQSDLRYSQQTDVGVTHFRSGMSHEEDQLIPNLYRYIQPWESEFIDSQRVWAEYALKRQEAQSQNRRLTLEDLEDSWDRGIPRINTLFQKDRHTLAYDKGWRVRTDFKQYQVLKQNPFWWTHQRHDGKLWNLNNYRTDVIQALGGVEGILEHTLFKGTYFPTWEGLFWEKASGFEESMKYKKLTNAQRSGLNQIPNRRFTLWWSPTINRANVYVGFQVQLDLTGIFMHGKIPTLKISLIQIFRAHLWQKIHESVVMDLCQVLDQELDALEIETVQKETIHPRKSYKMNSSCADVLLFAAHRWPMSKPSLVAESKDVFDQKASNKYWIDVQLRWGDYDSHDIERYTRAKFMDYTTDNMSIYPSPTGVMIGLDLAYNLHSAFGNWFPGSKPLLAQAMNKIMKSNPALYVLRERIRKGLQLYSSEPTEPYLSSQNYGEIFNNQIIWFVDDTNVYRVTIHKTFEGNLTTKPINGAIFIFNPRTGQLFLKVIHTSVWAGQKRLGQLAKWKTAEEVAALVRSLPVEEQPKQIVVTRKGMLDPLEVHLLDFPNIVIKGSELQLPFQACLKIEKFGDLILKANEPQMVLFNIYDDWLKSISSYTAFSRLILILRALHVNNEKAKMLLKPDKTIVTEPHHIWPNLTDDQWMKVEVALRDLILSDYAKKNNVNTSALTQSEIRDIILGAEITPPSQQRQQIAEIEKQAKEASQLTAVTTKTTNVHGDELIVTTTSPYEQAAFGSKTDWRVRAISATNLYLRVNHIYVNSEDIKETGYTYIMPKNILKKFICVADLRTQISGYLYGVSPPDNPQVKEIRCIAMPPQWGTHQQVNLPSSLPEHDFLNELEPLGWMHTQPNELPQLSPQDLTSHARILENNKHWEGERCIILTCSFTPGSCSLTAYKLTPTGYEWGRANKDSGSNPHGYLPTHYEKVQMLLSDRFLGFYMVPDNGPWNYNFMGVKHTVSMKYGVKLGTPREYYHEDHRPTHYLEFSNLEEGETTAEADREDAFT